One genomic segment of Trichococcus shcherbakoviae includes these proteins:
- a CDS encoding AEC family transporter — MDVGVVFGRMIMLVLIMFVGYLATVMKVFDKHANANFAALITYVTVPALVIASVEGAGEVGTKSDTLFVLLTATLMYLFTVGLAKFSPKLFRADKETEGIIEFLTIFTNNGFMGLPVVQAIFGTGALFYASLYGIPNNLLIYSLGVFLIAKGSKKSRANWKAILLNPGNLASLFAVFVFLFDIKLPALVMDTVTSIGNITAPLAMIIIGASLADIDILGAFKEWKIYLFAFYRMIVIPLFLWWALKGILTNPTMLGILVIISAMPGPAMAVALSMQYGGNTAFSTRYVFISTLLSVFTIPLLAALLF; from the coding sequence TTGGATGTTGGGGTTGTATTTGGTAGGATGATCATGTTGGTGTTGATCATGTTTGTGGGCTATCTAGCGACGGTCATGAAGGTTTTCGACAAGCACGCGAACGCCAATTTTGCGGCATTGATCACCTATGTCACGGTGCCGGCACTCGTCATCGCATCGGTGGAAGGCGCAGGTGAGGTGGGTACGAAATCGGACACGCTCTTTGTTTTGTTGACCGCGACGCTGATGTATCTTTTCACGGTCGGATTGGCCAAGTTCAGTCCCAAACTGTTCCGAGCGGATAAAGAAACGGAAGGAATCATCGAGTTCCTGACCATCTTCACGAACAATGGCTTCATGGGGCTGCCGGTCGTTCAGGCCATTTTCGGCACAGGCGCGCTTTTTTATGCCTCGCTGTACGGCATCCCGAACAACCTGTTGATCTACTCTTTGGGTGTCTTCCTGATTGCGAAAGGCTCGAAAAAATCGCGGGCGAACTGGAAAGCGATCCTGCTGAATCCCGGCAACCTCGCTTCGCTGTTCGCGGTTTTCGTTTTCTTGTTCGACATCAAATTGCCGGCGTTGGTGATGGACACCGTCACCAGCATCGGAAACATCACGGCTCCATTGGCAATGATCATCATCGGCGCGTCATTGGCCGACATCGATATCCTAGGCGCCTTCAAGGAATGGAAAATCTATCTGTTTGCGTTCTACCGTATGATCGTGATTCCGCTGTTCCTCTGGTGGGCTTTGAAGGGCATCCTGACGAACCCGACCATGCTGGGGATCCTCGTCATCATCTCGGCCATGCCCGGCCCGGCGATGGCTGTGGCGCTTTCCATGCAGTACGGAGGCAACACGGCCTTCTCAACGCGCTACGTTTTCATTTCGACACTGCTATCGGTGTTCACGATCCCGCTGTTGGCGGCGCTGCTGTTTTGA
- a CDS encoding bifunctional metallophosphatase/5'-nucleotidase produces MQEKLTILQINDTHSYLELHNELFYEKEKLAFRKAGGYARLQSLIKDFRSKNPTLVFDNGDTIHGTYEAIDSKGWHMLPILNEVGFDAMTFHWDTGFGPANLKQIGNQLDYPILAINAYEKESGNLAFEPYKILSVGELSIGLIGIACNIIDKTMPPHFSEGLSFTLGREELPGYVAELKEKGVNLIIVLSHLGFPQDLKLMSEVEGVAICLSGHTHNRQEHIVTVGDTAVIQSGSHGSFLGALELTVEDGAIQNIEHQLIPVTEDIPEDAEMKALIDEALAPYREKLGRQVGETKKVLHRGWSVETTMDNFLLDAILFHTKTDLAFSNGWRYGVPILKGPVTLRELYQIIPMDPPISTAILTGSEIVALLEENLESTYAADPFDQMGGYLKRAMGLHAYLKLENPKGTRVQKLFIAGEEVIPDKEYNVSYVTNQGVPKKFGKEHKNLEKHAVEAMMDYLAEMGPYEKELRGTYQIV; encoded by the coding sequence ATGCAGGAAAAATTGACGATCCTTCAGATCAACGACACCCACAGCTACTTGGAGCTTCACAACGAACTGTTCTACGAAAAGGAAAAACTGGCGTTCCGCAAAGCTGGCGGCTATGCCCGTCTCCAAAGTCTGATCAAAGATTTCCGCAGCAAAAATCCGACACTCGTTTTCGATAACGGCGACACGATCCACGGCACTTATGAAGCGATCGATTCGAAAGGCTGGCACATGCTGCCGATCCTGAACGAAGTCGGTTTCGATGCCATGACGTTCCATTGGGACACCGGCTTCGGGCCGGCCAATCTGAAACAAATCGGAAATCAGTTGGATTATCCGATTCTCGCAATCAATGCCTACGAAAAAGAAAGCGGCAATTTGGCGTTCGAGCCATATAAAATCCTCTCCGTTGGCGAACTTTCGATCGGCCTAATCGGCATCGCCTGCAACATCATCGACAAAACCATGCCGCCCCATTTCAGCGAAGGTCTTTCCTTCACTTTAGGCCGCGAGGAGCTGCCCGGCTATGTGGCGGAACTGAAGGAAAAAGGGGTCAATCTAATAATCGTCCTGTCCCATCTCGGTTTCCCGCAGGACCTGAAATTGATGAGCGAAGTCGAAGGCGTGGCGATCTGTCTGAGCGGCCATACCCATAATCGGCAGGAACACATTGTCACAGTAGGCGATACGGCAGTCATCCAGTCCGGTTCGCACGGCTCTTTCCTAGGCGCACTCGAACTGACCGTTGAGGACGGCGCGATCCAAAACATCGAACATCAACTCATTCCGGTTACGGAGGACATCCCCGAAGATGCGGAAATGAAAGCTTTGATCGATGAAGCTTTAGCCCCTTACCGCGAAAAACTGGGTCGCCAAGTCGGCGAAACCAAAAAAGTGCTGCACCGCGGCTGGAGCGTCGAAACGACGATGGACAACTTCCTCTTGGATGCGATCCTTTTCCACACGAAAACGGATCTGGCCTTCTCCAATGGCTGGCGCTACGGGGTTCCGATCCTGAAAGGCCCGGTGACGCTGAGGGAATTGTATCAGATCATTCCGATGGATCCGCCGATTTCAACTGCTATCCTGACTGGTTCGGAAATAGTCGCTCTGCTGGAAGAAAATCTCGAGAGCACCTACGCAGCGGACCCATTTGATCAGATGGGCGGCTACCTGAAGCGGGCGATGGGCTTGCACGCTTACCTGAAACTGGAGAATCCGAAAGGCACCCGTGTCCAAAAACTATTCATCGCGGGCGAAGAAGTCATCCCGGATAAAGAATACAACGTCAGCTATGTGACCAACCAAGGCGTTCCGAAGAAATTCGGAAAAGAACACAAGAATCTGGAAAAACATGCAGTCGAAGCCATGATGGATTATCTGGCCGAGATGGGTCCTTACGAAAAAGAACTGCGCGGAACCTATCAGATCGTCTGA